The following proteins are encoded in a genomic region of Ornithodoros turicata isolate Travis chromosome 6, ASM3712646v1, whole genome shotgun sequence:
- the LOC135397441 gene encoding uncharacterized protein LOC135397441, whose protein sequence is MFCDCYNVSSLLLVQSGDVKLNPGPMVTEEQMSRLLDAIAILPRLEVGQTILLNDIKDMKEKLHAADQAIMNLSTKVETIETELTSLKVMRTDISNIQSTSADMSKHITKLENQIDDMENRMRRSNLIFHGITDVAGESWAQSEAKLIELCSEKLNVSVSHDEIERAHRLGRYRPERHRPVIVKFKFFKRKEEILSLGHKLKQSGYSISGDYSLRVRKARSQLLAFAKSLALPFKLKYDKLLVDNKCYRFNEVNEQIEECK, encoded by the coding sequence ATGTTCTGTGATTGCTACAATGTATCATCGTTGTTACTTGTTCAGTCTGGGGACGTAAAACTAAACCCAGGCCCTATGGTTACGGAAGAACAAATGTCTCGTTTACTCGACGCAATCGCAATACTCCCCCGCTTGGAGGTCGGGCAAACCATTCTATTGAACGACATAAAGGACATGAAAGAAAAACTGCACGCCGCAGATCAAGCGATAATGAACCTCTCTACCAAAGTTGAAACAATTGAGACTGAATTAACATCCCTGAAAGTCATGCGAACTGATATTAGCAACATTCAGTCGACATCCGCCGATATGTCCAAACATATCACGAAGCTTGAGAACCAAATTGATGACATGGAAAATAGAATGCGCCGTTCAAACTTAATTTTCCATGGAATTACTGACGTTGCTGGAGAATCGTGGGCCCAGTCAGAGGCTAAACTGATCGAGCTGTGTTCAGAAAAGCTAAATGTGAGTGTTTCCCACGATGAAATTGAACGTGCTCATCGGTTAGGACGGTACCGTCCAGAAAGGCATCGTCCTGTTATCGTTAAGTTCAAATTTTtcaagaggaaggaagaaattCTATCTTTGGGACATAAATTGAAGCAGTCTGGGTACTCCATTAGCGGTGATTATTCACTCAGAGTGCGCAAAGCACGTTCCCAACTGCTTGCTTTTGCTAAATCACTTGCACTGCCTTtcaaactaaaatatgataaaCTGTTGGTTGATAACAAGTGCTATCGTTTTAACGAGGTTAACGAACAAATTGAGGAATGTAAATAG